The following are encoded in a window of Phocoena phocoena chromosome 2, mPhoPho1.1, whole genome shotgun sequence genomic DNA:
- the SERPINA10 gene encoding protein Z-dependent protease inhibitor, producing the protein MQAMLSLLLPCLLAQVWLVPGSTPGPRSPEAQAGLETLPTPRAQTESSEGVRVLQEDEGPPWLTADWQELSGETSNLGFSLLRKISMRHDGNVVFSPLGLAWAMAALTLGARGQSRAQLETGLRLQALNQTLPAVNQTRPPRLPALFKQLRESLSHNPELGLTQGSFAFIHEDFDVKETFLNFSKRYFDMECVTINFRNASQAQGLMNHHISKETQGKIPKLFDEINPDTKLILVDYILLKGKWLTPFDPVLTETDTFYLDKYKAVKVPMMYRAGKFASTFDKNFRCHVLKLPYRGNATMLVVLMGRIGDHLALEDYLTTDLVDTWLRNMKTRKMEVFFPKFKLDQKYKMHELLKQMGIRRIFSPWADLSDLSVTERNLKVSKVLQRAMIEVDEEGTEAVAGTLSEITAYSMPPIIKVDRPFHFIIYEETSRIVLFLGRVVNPTLL; encoded by the exons ATGCAGGCGATGCTGAGCCTCCTGCTGCCCTGCCTCCTGGCCCAGGTGTGGCTGGTACCCGGTTCCACCCCTGGTCCCCGCTCACCAGAGGCCCAGGCAGGACTGGAGACTCTGCCGACCCCCAGGGCCCAGACCGAGAGCAGCGAGGGGGTGCGGGTCCTGCAGGAGGACGAGGGCCCCCCCTGGCTGACGGCCGACTGGCAGGAGCTCTCTGGGGAGACCTCCAACTTGGGGTTCAGCCTGCTTCGTAAGATCTCCATGAGGCATGACGGCAACGTGGTCTTCTCCCCGCTCGGCCTGGCCTGGGCCATGGCAGCCTTGACCCTGGGGGCCAGGGGACAGAGCAGGGCCCAGCTGGAGACGGGGCTCCGCCTGCAGGCCCTGAATCAGACCCTGCCCGCAGTGAACCAGACCCGGCCCCCGCGCCTGCCTGCCCTCTTCAAGCAGCTCCGAGAAAGCCTCTCCCACAACCCAGAGCTGGGCCTGACCCAGGGGAGTTTTGCCTTCATCCACGAGGACTTTGATGTCAAAGAGACCTTCCTCAATTTCTCCAAGAGGTATTTCGATATGGAGTGTGTGACTATAAATTTTCGCAACGCATCCCAGGCCCAAGGGCTCATGAATCATCACATTAGCAAAGAGACTCAGGGGAAAATTCCCAAACTCTTTGATGAGATTAATCCCGACACCAAATTAATTCTTGTGGATTACATCTTGCTCAAAG GGAAATGGCTGACCCCTTTTGACCCTGTCCTCACCGAGACAGACACTTTCTACCTGGACAAGTACAAGGCAGTCAAGGTGCCCATGATGTACAGGGCAGGCAAGTTTGCCTCCACTTTTGACAAGAATTTTCGTTGCCACGTCCTCAAACTGCCCTACCGAGGAAATGCCACCATGCTGGTGGTCCTCATGGGAAGGATAGGTGACCACCTGGCCCTCGAGGACTACTTGACCACAGATTTGGTGGACACGTGGCTCAGGAACATGAAAACCAG AAAAATGGAAGTTTTCTTTCCAAAGTTCAAGTTAGACCAGAAGTATAAGATGCACGAGCTGCTTAAACAGATGGGAATCAGAAGAATCTTCTCACCCTGGGCTGACTTGAGTGATCTCTCAGTTactgaaagaaatcttaaagtaTCCAAG GTTTTACAAAGAGCGATGATTGAGGTGGATGAAGAAGGAACAGAGGCGGTGGCGGGAACCCTGTCAGAAATCACTGCTTATTCCATGCCTCCCATCATCAAAGTGGACCGGCCGTTTCACTTCATCATCTATGAAGAAACCTCCAGAATCGTGCTATTTCTGGGCAGGGTGGTGAATCCGACTCTCCTGTGA